A genomic stretch from Gemmatimonadaceae bacterium includes:
- the cmoA gene encoding carboxy-S-adenosyl-L-methionine synthase CmoA, producing the protein MPDTAPTDARPVDRIFNDPQTTTDFRFDSRTAGVFDDMVGRSVPFYHEIQRMTTELAADFAVPGTNLYDLGCATATTLIACEPVVDPRVRFIGIDNSREMLDKAQAKLDAVPSSRERSLVLGDLHEDLPIENASVVILTLTLQFVRPLHRERLVRRIAEGLNPQGCLILVEKLTEHDTLFNRLWIKYYYEMKRRHGYSELEITQKREALENVMIPYHLEENQSLLTTCGFTKFQTWFRWYNFCGMIAVK; encoded by the coding sequence ATGCCAGACACCGCCCCCACCGACGCCCGTCCCGTCGATCGCATCTTCAACGACCCGCAAACCACGACCGACTTCCGCTTCGACTCGCGCACCGCCGGCGTCTTTGACGACATGGTCGGGCGTTCGGTGCCGTTCTATCACGAGATCCAGCGGATGACCACGGAGCTCGCGGCCGACTTTGCGGTGCCGGGGACCAACCTCTACGACCTGGGATGCGCGACGGCGACCACGCTGATCGCGTGCGAACCGGTCGTCGATCCGCGAGTGCGTTTCATCGGCATCGACAACTCGCGCGAGATGCTCGACAAGGCGCAGGCCAAGCTCGATGCCGTGCCGAGTTCCCGCGAACGTTCGCTCGTCCTCGGCGACCTGCACGAAGACCTGCCGATCGAGAACGCCTCTGTCGTCATCCTCACCCTCACCCTGCAGTTTGTCCGCCCGCTGCATCGTGAGCGACTGGTGCGGCGCATCGCCGAGGGGCTCAACCCACAGGGCTGCCTGATCCTGGTGGAGAAGCTCACGGAACACGACACGCTCTTCAACCGCCTCTGGATCAAGTACTACTACGAGATGAAGCGGCGACACGGGTACTCCGAACTGGAGATCACGCAGAAGCGGGAGGCCCTCGAGAACGTGATGATCCCCTACCACCTCGAGGAAAACCAGTCGCTGCTCACCACGTGCGGCTTCACGAAGTTCCAGACGTGGTTCCGCTGGTACAACTTCTGTGGCATGATCGCCGTCAAGTGA
- a CDS encoding ABC transporter permease — MHLWRQTIRGWRALTRREEAEQEISSEVAHYLHESTKAHRARGLDAEAAERAARAEFGSLTSVEQQVRGYGWERVVEGTATDMRRAVRRLIAQPSFSLATAITLALGIGGTTAIFSAIKPTLLDPLPYPQAHEIALIRELRPDGAENGGTFGMYRELAARSRSLTAIAAVKDWRPTLTGIERPERLDARRVSAAWFAVHGKAPSLGRPFTEADDVHGGPDVVVISDAFWHVRFGGDAAVVGRQLRLDDRPFTIVGVMPPGFEDVLAPGATAWAPLQYAITEGRAWGHHLRTVARLRPDVSFAQATQELDAIGTAVLREMKPETYGREVRFAALPLQEAITEGVRPVLLAMLVAMSLVLVIACVNVTNLVVARDAGRQGEFALRAALGAGRVRLVRQVLTESVVLAGLGGALGLLVAAGGVRALRALAPADMPRAAAIGFDSGVFVFAAVVSALVGLAFGVLPALRATNNDPQQAIQGGQRRTVTSRRRATRFLVVLEVSLAVTLLVCSGLLLRSLTRVFSVDAGFVPDAVLTMQLHLGRRPPGGDSAIDAVFQRALAEVQQVPGVASAALTSQLPLSGDQDLYGVQFEPVIDQDPGELRGTYRYGVSTDYFATMGIALRRGRLLGADDDADAAPVALVSESLARRRLPGLDPIGRQIRVGPNGPFTLVGVVADVKQVSLALHEPDAVYVPAAQWAGVDPTVSLVVKGRSALPALDGAVREAVWSADADLAIARAMPMAAIVADSASERRFALIVFEAFALTALLLAAAGIYGVLAGNVAERTREIGVRTALGAPRGSLLRLVGSHAMRLTVAGVALGAIGAVVATRMISGLLFEVSALDATTYLGVIALLSVVASVAAIVPAWRAIRIDPASTLRSDQA, encoded by the coding sequence ATGCACCTCTGGCGCCAGACGATCCGTGGATGGCGCGCACTCACGCGCCGCGAGGAAGCCGAGCAGGAGATTTCGTCGGAGGTCGCGCACTACCTGCACGAGTCCACGAAGGCGCATCGCGCGCGCGGCCTCGACGCGGAGGCCGCGGAGCGCGCCGCGCGGGCGGAATTCGGAAGCCTGACAAGCGTCGAGCAGCAGGTGCGTGGCTATGGCTGGGAGCGGGTGGTCGAGGGCACGGCGACCGACATGCGCCGCGCGGTCCGACGCCTCATCGCGCAGCCCTCGTTTTCCCTCGCGACCGCGATCACGCTCGCGCTCGGCATCGGGGGCACGACCGCCATCTTCAGTGCCATCAAGCCGACGCTCCTCGATCCGCTCCCGTATCCGCAGGCGCACGAGATCGCCCTGATCCGCGAACTCCGGCCGGATGGCGCCGAGAACGGCGGGACGTTCGGCATGTATCGCGAACTGGCCGCGCGCTCGCGCAGCCTGACCGCGATCGCCGCCGTGAAGGATTGGCGGCCCACGCTCACCGGCATCGAACGCCCCGAGCGCCTCGATGCGCGACGCGTCTCCGCCGCCTGGTTCGCGGTGCACGGCAAGGCGCCCTCCCTCGGACGGCCCTTCACCGAGGCCGACGACGTGCATGGCGGCCCCGACGTCGTCGTCATCAGCGATGCGTTCTGGCACGTGCGCTTTGGTGGCGACGCCGCCGTCGTTGGGCGACAGCTCCGGCTCGACGATCGCCCGTTCACGATCGTTGGTGTCATGCCGCCGGGCTTCGAGGACGTCCTCGCGCCGGGAGCGACGGCCTGGGCTCCCTTGCAGTACGCCATCACCGAAGGGCGCGCCTGGGGCCACCACCTGCGAACCGTCGCGAGGCTTCGACCGGACGTCTCCTTTGCGCAGGCCACGCAGGAACTGGACGCCATCGGTACCGCCGTGCTCCGGGAGATGAAGCCTGAGACCTACGGCCGCGAGGTACGATTCGCGGCCCTGCCCCTTCAGGAAGCGATCACCGAAGGCGTCCGCCCGGTGCTCCTTGCGATGCTGGTCGCGATGAGCCTCGTGCTCGTGATCGCCTGCGTGAACGTGACCAATCTCGTCGTGGCACGCGATGCCGGCCGCCAGGGTGAGTTTGCGTTGCGCGCCGCCCTGGGCGCCGGACGGGTGCGACTCGTCAGGCAGGTTCTCACCGAGAGCGTCGTGCTCGCGGGCCTTGGTGGAGCGCTCGGCCTCCTCGTCGCCGCCGGTGGGGTCCGTGCCCTTCGGGCGCTCGCGCCGGCGGACATGCCGCGCGCCGCGGCGATCGGGTTCGACAGCGGCGTGTTTGTCTTTGCCGCGGTGGTCAGTGCGCTCGTTGGCCTGGCATTCGGCGTCCTGCCAGCGCTACGCGCCACCAACAACGATCCACAGCAAGCCATCCAGGGAGGCCAGCGCCGGACCGTGACCTCCCGGCGGCGCGCCACGCGGTTCCTCGTGGTGCTCGAGGTGTCGCTCGCGGTGACGCTGCTCGTGTGCTCGGGCCTGTTGCTGCGGAGCCTGACCCGAGTGTTCTCGGTGGACGCCGGCTTTGTGCCCGATGCGGTGCTCACGATGCAGCTGCACCTCGGGCGGCGCCCTCCCGGCGGCGACTCCGCCATCGACGCCGTGTTTCAGCGGGCACTGGCGGAAGTACAGCAGGTGCCCGGAGTCGCCAGCGCGGCGCTCACCAGTCAGCTGCCGCTGAGCGGCGACCAGGACCTCTATGGCGTGCAGTTCGAGCCAGTCATCGACCAGGATCCCGGCGAACTGCGCGGCACCTACCGATATGGAGTCAGTACGGACTATTTCGCCACGATGGGTATCGCGCTGCGTCGCGGTCGACTCCTCGGTGCAGACGACGACGCGGATGCTGCACCCGTGGCCCTGGTGAGCGAGTCGCTCGCGCGGCGCCGTCTTCCAGGGCTGGACCCGATCGGACGGCAGATTCGCGTCGGACCCAACGGCCCGTTCACGCTGGTCGGGGTGGTGGCCGATGTGAAGCAGGTCTCACTCGCTCTCCACGAGCCGGACGCCGTCTACGTGCCTGCGGCGCAGTGGGCAGGCGTGGACCCGACCGTGTCGCTCGTCGTGAAGGGGCGATCGGCGCTCCCGGCGCTCGACGGCGCGGTGCGCGAGGCGGTGTGGTCGGCGGACGCGGACCTGGCCATTGCACGCGCGATGCCCATGGCCGCGATCGTCGCCGACTCCGCGTCGGAGCGTCGCTTTGCGCTGATCGTATTCGAGGCGTTTGCGCTCACGGCGCTCCTGCTCGCGGCCGCCGGTATCTACGGCGTGCTGGCTGGCAACGTCGCCGAACGCACGCGCGAGATCGGTGTGCGCACGGCCCTCGGTGCACCGCGGGGATCCCTGCTCCGACTCGTCGGCAGTCACGCGATGCGACTTACCGTGGCCGGCGTCGCACTCGGCGCGATCGGGGCCGTCGTGGCCACGCGGATGATCTCGGGCCTGCTGTTCGAAGTCTCCGCGCTTGACGCCACCACATACCTCGGCGTCATTGCGCTGCTCTCGGTCGTCGCCTCGGTCGCCGCGATCGTGCCGGCCTGGCGAGCGATCCGAATCGATCCAGCGAGTACGCTGCGGAGCGATCAGGCCTGA
- a CDS encoding PadR family transcriptional regulator gives MDQVSTDVIQGTLDMLILKTLSLQPLHGFGIGRRIEQVSRGVFKVNPGSLLTALQRLERGGFLDAEWQETENARRARVYSLTRAGRKRLDDETADWQRRTGAVARLLRAEV, from the coding sequence GTGGACCAGGTCAGTACCGATGTCATCCAGGGCACGCTCGACATGCTCATCCTCAAGACGCTGAGCCTGCAGCCCCTGCACGGCTTCGGCATCGGCCGACGGATCGAGCAGGTGTCGCGCGGCGTCTTCAAGGTCAATCCGGGTTCGCTGCTGACCGCCCTGCAGCGGCTCGAGCGCGGCGGGTTCCTCGATGCCGAGTGGCAGGAGACGGAGAACGCGCGGCGGGCGCGCGTGTACTCGCTCACCCGCGCCGGCCGCAAGCGACTCGACGACGAGACCGCCGACTGGCAGCGCCGCACCGGCGCCGTTGCCCGTCTCCTGCGCGCCGAGGTCTGA
- a CDS encoding isoprenylcysteine carboxylmethyltransferase family protein, protein MPGLPANPAWLVTLGNFLFKTRDGLFPVVLIALIALSRPMLFHDNASQARIVDGVAVTIAALGQLLRVAVIGYRYIVRGGRNREVYAEGLVTTGFFSLSRNPLYVGNIMILVGLLLLWHSTLAIGVGIPLFLLAYRAIVAAEEAYLGRQYGAEYGAYCVRVPRWWPRLGGIRAATAGMTFNWRRVILKEYGSAAYWMAGAAVLLFLKARRYAEVDGSTVRTWPYAAAVALVAVLWGAARWLKKSRRLREDGGSPRSAA, encoded by the coding sequence ATGCCCGGGCTTCCCGCCAACCCGGCGTGGCTGGTTACACTCGGCAACTTCCTGTTCAAAACGCGCGACGGCCTGTTCCCCGTCGTGCTGATCGCGCTCATCGCGCTCAGCCGACCGATGCTGTTCCACGACAATGCGTCGCAGGCGCGGATCGTTGATGGCGTGGCGGTGACCATCGCTGCCCTGGGCCAGCTGCTGCGCGTCGCGGTCATCGGATACCGCTACATCGTGCGCGGCGGTCGCAATCGAGAGGTGTACGCCGAGGGGCTCGTCACCACCGGCTTCTTCTCGCTGAGTCGGAACCCCCTGTACGTCGGCAACATCATGATCCTCGTCGGGTTGCTGTTGCTGTGGCACAGCACGCTGGCCATCGGCGTTGGCATCCCGTTGTTCCTGCTCGCCTACCGAGCGATCGTGGCCGCCGAAGAGGCTTACCTCGGGCGCCAGTACGGTGCGGAGTACGGCGCGTATTGTGTGCGCGTCCCCCGCTGGTGGCCTCGGCTCGGCGGCATTCGCGCCGCGACAGCGGGCATGACCTTCAACTGGCGCCGTGTGATCCTCAAGGAGTACGGCAGCGCCGCCTACTGGATGGCCGGTGCGGCGGTCCTCCTGTTCCTGAAAGCACGCCGATACGCCGAGGTCGACGGAAGCACAGTGCGCACCTGGCCATACGCCGCCGCCGTGGCGCTGGTTGCGGTGCTGTGGGGCGCGGCTCGCTGGCTCAAGAAGAGCCGCCGCCTCCGCGAGGACGGCGGGAGCCCTCGGTCCGCCGCGTAG